Genomic window (Equus przewalskii isolate Varuska chromosome 12, EquPr2, whole genome shotgun sequence):
AGGTTCCTTTCAACCTGGGCGGTCATTGTGgggaaacatttattcattcaacatacattAAATAACTGCCTGCTGCGTGCTGCAAGCGCTCTTCCAGGGCAGAGAATGAAGCAGATAAAGCCTCTGCTCACACATCAGGGAGGCAAATAAAGTATATGCACAATATGTCAGACGGCAAATGGAAATATTAGGCAGAGTGAAAAATGAGTGACCGATGGCAGTCTCGTTTTAAAAGTCCACCCTGGGTGCAGTTAGGAGGATGGACGGTAGGGGGCAACCGCGGATGCAGGGAGCCCCCGGGACGCTGGTGTAAGGACAGGTGTGGGCCAGGTGGTGAGAAGGGCTGACCTGGGAGGTTTCTGTGGAGTAGGGCTGAGAGATTGCACGGGGGTGTGACAGGGAGCGCGGAGTCCGAGATGATGCCTTCCTGGGACTCTGGGAATTCCTCCCAGTGGGCTTCTGGATTGGAGCCCTCACTCTCCAGTTCCTACAGCTGCTGCCTTTCTCCCTTAGTCCCATATTTTCCCGAAGCTTGTCATCAAGTAACTTCTCAAGAAATGGTgcatggaaaataaatttcttaggCCTTTGCATATCTGAAAAATGCCTTTATTCTTTGCTCCAGTTTGATTCCCATTTGAGCTAAGATGCACAATTTTAATGAAGATCATTCTCGCtcaaaaatgttaagattttctcctctgtctttGGCAGCCAGCATTGCTGCTGAGGTGGCCACCAGTTCTCTGGGGAAGGCTCAGTCCTACCCATGTGACCAGGTTTTTTCTCTCTGGACacttttttcctgtgttcttcctttttcttttcttttctttgtttctttctttctttgtttgtttctttctttcttttagaggaagattggccctgagctaacatgtgttgccaatcttcctctttttttcttgttttctccccaaagccccagtacatagttctatatcctagttgtaagtctttctagttcttccttgtggggtgccaccacagcatggctgatgagcggtgtgtaggtctgcatgcaggatccaaactggcaaagctgggctgcccaagcagagtgcacaaacttaaccacttggccacgggggcAGCCTCTATCTCTCTGGACGATTTTAGGATCTTTTCCTCGTTGGTGTTGTTCTGGCACTTGATGAGATGAGCCTTGGGGTCAGCCATCAGTTCCTTGACTGGGTGATCTCTGGCACATGGTCCTGAAAATGGTGGAGGCCCTTGTCTGTGACGCCTTCCTGGAATATCTTCCTGATAATTTCTTCCACCCTGTTTTCTTTAGTCTCACTTGCTACCGTTTCTTTTCGTGGGATTGATTTCAACtgttatgttttctctcttttccaagtCTTGTCTTTTTGCCCTACTTTCTGGGCAATTACTTCAACTTCGCCTTTcagcttttctgttttgtttttttatttggaaaatcatAGTGTTCGTTTTCCAAGAGCTACTTCTCCCGCTCTGATTAATCCTGTTTTCGTGGTCTCCATTTCTTGCCTTCTTGTCTTTCTGAGGGCGTAAATTAGACGCTTTGCAGCTTTTCCTTGGCCCCCTGCATGGTCTTCGGGGTTCCATCTCTGTTTCGGCAGAATTCTACCCGTCCTGTCAGAAGCCTCTGAGTGTCTAGTGATCCCTGGCTGAGCTCGCGTATTAAGCGTGAGACAGTAACTGACGGGGGCTCTCTACGCGCACAGGGGGCTTTCTGGAAGCTGGTGGAACCTTCAGAGTCCCACAATTCAATATGTAGGCATTTATTTCAATACCTTATTATTAGTGTTAtgcttaaaatgagtgaattttatttgtataactttcactaaaattctttaaaaaaaaaaaaaggaaaagaactgatGGTGAAAGagatttaggggccggcccagtggcacagcagttaagtgcacacattctgcttcagcggcccagggttcactggtttggatcccgggtgcggacatggcaccacttggcaagccatgctatggccggcgtcccacatgtaaagtagacaaagatgggcatggatgtgagctcagggccagtcttcctcagtaaaaatgaggaggattggcagcagatgttagctcagggctaatcttcctcaaaaaaaaaaaaaaagagagagagagatttaaaggaaaatgagctATCTCCGTGCCTGGGGACTGTGCCCCCAGAGTCTTTCTCTGGGGCAAAACTATCCAAGCAAAATATGATGTGAGCcccatatttaatttttttaatttaattttctagtGGTCatactgaaaaagtaaaaaggaacagGTGAAGttaactttaataatttatttaactcaatctatccaaaatgttaccattttaGCATGTagtcatatataaaatatgacgATTAATGagatcttttccatttcttttttgtactaagtcttgaATCCAGTGTGTAGTTTACACCTACAGTGGACCTCCGTTCAGACGGGCCACATGTCAAGGGCACAACAGCTGCAGCTCCAGAGACTAGCTGAGCAGGTGCTGCAGCCGGGCTGGTGCACGGGAGCAGTCGCCCACCTGCGGGAGGTCAGGGAGGAGCCGAGGGTCCAGCAGCTCTGGATCCAGACTTACCATGATTCCCTTCACGCCAGCCTGTGCCTCGCCCTAGCCTCCCAACATCGCTCTCAAACTGCCCTGTAGTGGGcgaatggtggcccccaaaaggATAGGTCCAAGTCCTGAGCCCGTACCTAGGAACGGGAGCTCGTTGGAAGAAGGGTCTTTGCGGATGTAATTAAGTTACATCTCAAGGTCGtcctggattatccgggtgggccctaaatcccaTGACTGGTATCCTTGCAAGGGACAGAGAGGACcaacacagggagaaggccgtgtgaggacggaggcagagatgAGGGTGATGCTGCCACGAGGAACACCGGAAGCTGGACGAGGCAGGAAGGCTcctccctggagccttcagatgGAGCGCTGTTTTAAGCCCATGGTCActggttacagcagccccaggacactgacaCACTCCCTGCCCCTCgggtctctctctgctctgccagcTCAGTTACCAGGTGCCCTGACCTCTCATTCTCCAAAGACGTGTTGGACTCTTCACCTGCTGCTGTCTCCAGCCCGTTCTCCCAGGCCCTGTGGCTCCTTCAGCATTTGTTCCTTCAAGCATCAAAGTGGCACCTGAGGAGAGACCGGAGCCTGCCTCTGTGCACAGCCACCATATTTAACTGCGAGTTTTGGCCTTGATCGTGGTTTTATCCTGCTCCCCTCACTAAGTCACAGCTGTTCATATAGCTGGACTAGGACGAGGTCCCCGCCTCTCCCTATAGGGAGACCCTGAGCGTCAGGGAGTATGTCAACAACCTGTTGTAAACAATGACCACAAATGGgggagcttaaaacaacagaagttcgtgctctcgcagttctggaggccaaaagtcagAGATCAAGGTGTCACCAGGCCACATTCcatctgaaggctccagggaaggAGCCTTCCTGCCTCATCCAGCTTCTGGTGTTCCTTGTGGCACCAtcacctccatctctgcctctctcttcacatggccttctccctgtgtgtgccttctcctcttctgtctcgcttttttttttttttttttgaggaagattagtcctgagctaacatcttctgccaatcctcctctttttgctgaggaagacgggccctaagctaacatccaggcccatcttcctctactttatatgtgggatgcctgccacagcatggtgtgccacgcggtgtcatgtctgcacccgggatccgaaccagtgaactctgggccgctgaagtggaaggtgcgcacttaactgctgcgccactgggctggcccctcttctgtctcttagaaggacaccagtcattggatttagggcccacccagataatccaggatgatcgcATCTCCGTATCCCTAATTACATCTGCACAGACCCTTTATCCAACAAAGGTCCCATTCTCCAGGTACCAGAGTGAGGACTTGGACCCACCTTTTGggggggccaccattcagcccactacaCAACCTGTACCCAAAAATAGATTAACTTGACTCCCACTTCCATTTCCTGTGCCTTATCCAAGGGAGAGAGACGGGCCTCACAGGCTCCGTTGCACATGGCCGGGACGCTGGGCCCCGCTGCAGACTGGGCTCCAGGGGCTCCCTGGCGCCAGCTGCTTCCCTGCCCTGCTTCGGCTTCTTTCTGGTGGGAATATGAGTCTGTGTGCTCCTGCTAAAGCAATCACCTCCATCCGCCTCTGAGCCAGCTGGACCAGGGCCTGCACCCAGTAGAATTATCTTCCAAAGAAACTGCATCTGTTTTAAACTTGTGTCCTTGGAAAGCTCCAACTCTCCAGACCCTGTTGGCTTGCAGGCAAATGCCTTCATTAAGGTGGCAGAAAGTACCTGACTCCCAGCCAGAGTCAAGAAGGAAAACGGCTCCCCTGGAAGCCGGGAGGAGTGAGGGGCGAGGCAGGAGCACTGAGCAGACGGTCTTCTCCTGTGGTCAGGGGACTCCTGCTGCTGGCCGTCTCAGAATGGGCCGCCTGGGGAGGGAGATgctgtctttcttctttattttggtgCCCGTATATCTGCATGGGGCTCTGTTGCAGGAAGCCGGCCCTGCAAGACACAGAAAACCGTTTTTTGAGAAGCTCCGTCGACTGGAGGAGCAGGTCAGTGCACCCACCACTTGGAGCAATTGATTGTTTCAAATTGACAACAGACAAAGGACAGATGTTACGGAAATGGAGTAGTAAGCGTCGGCTACAAACCTGGAGTTTGTAGTTCCTTCTATTAGCTGGTGTTGTTGTCACCTATAATTGGAGACCAGCCAAAAAGGCTTGCTGGGCTCTGCTCTGAAGACAAGCCAACTGACATGTGAGGATCCGGAGGGAGTCAGAGGGGGGAATGGGGACTGGGAAGAGCCCACGGGGGCAGCTACTGGGGTGCCGGGGTTGTGGGGAGGGTGAGGCGGTGGTGCTGGGCTTGGGGGCCTGAGGTCTCAGGTCCATTGTGGAGCAGAGATTCCTGTGTGGGTCTGTAGCCGGTTCTGAGTGACCCACATGTGTCAGGCCAGCACCAAGCACTCCCCACTTTGACCCCCACAAACCACTCACGAAGCCCATCCTGCCACATGTCCACTCACAGGTAGGACCTTGAGGGTCACAGGGGTGAAGAGCATGGGGCGATAGGGAGGGATGGGAGCTGGGCTGTGGGCCGGGATCCCTCACCTCACATGCTGCAGCTGAGTGGCCTTCCGTTACTCACCTGCCTCTCCGGCTCGGCTGTAATGGGGCTGCTCACAGGAGTCCATGTTGTCACGAGGATCAAATCAGCGCGCATCTCTGCCGGGTACGCGGTGGGTACCGCAGCAGTGTGAGCGGGGAAGGCTGGCACttggcccctccccagcctgcggCCCCCTTGACAGCTGTGGGTCCTCTCTGCAGTTTCGGAGGTTCCAAGAGGTGACCTTAACACACCTGCAGCGTATCGCCAGCAACTACAACCTGTCGTACAACATCGATGCCCGGTtccagagcctggcccaggagAGCCAGGCCGTGGCTCTGGCTGTCAACCAGTCACAGGCCACCGTGCAGGGCGACCTGGGCCACCTCAAGACCTGGATGCGGAAGACGCAGCGCAGAAGCCGGAAGGTGGACTCCAGGCTGCTGGCCTTGGGCGCAGCCCTGAGCGAGGGTAGCAAGCAGCGCAGccgggagaggaaggagcaggaggcaCAGAGGGCTGCCCTCTCGAGCCTGGCCCTGGACGTGCAAGCCCTGCGGGACATGCTGGCTCGCCTGACGCCCCTCGTCCAGAGCCAGGGCGCCAGGCTGGCCGCTCTCGAGGGGCAGCTGCAGGTGACTGATCTTGGCACCACTGCTCCAGGGCCGACCCCAGCCCGGCTGCCGGCTCAGCCTGGGCCACCAAGCCCAagctccccaaagccacagtggGGTAGGCAGGCGCTCCGAGCTTCACCTGAGCCCAGGGATCCACCTCAGGACTTCTCTGGCCATCTCCCAGGGATGCGAGAGCCGCCAGGCCCAGGCAGCCGGCGGGCATGGCCCCCTGAGAGACCGGGAGAGAGTAAGTACCATGGGCCTGCCCTTCCTCACCCATCTCCACTCTTCCCTCTCGTGCCTCCTTGGGCCTCCAGTCCCCTCTAAAAAGCCTTCTCCCCAGGGCTGTGTGGAGGGGAGGCTGGCTTCACGTCCCGTATACCCTGCCTCAGAAGATGGGGACCATCCAGGTCACCAGCAGGTCAGGCCACCCAACGGCCTGGGCAGTAGAAGCAAATGCGCGCACATGTGGGCAGTAAATGCCCGCTCAGACTTGAGAATTACCCTCATTAGGGCCGGCAAGGTCCAACCGACATCCTCAACCACAGCCAGCATGAGCTCTCCTTGCAGGGCCCCGGCCTCAGCCAGCACCGCCGCGGGGCTCGTGCCCACCAGTGGGGGCCCCCAGGCCTTTGCAAAGCAGCCTCTGCCTTGCTATTTCTGATCTCCCAGGTCGGGTTTCTCGACCGCAACACTGCTGACACTAGGGCGGGGTGATCATTATTGTAGGGGCTGCCCCAGGCACTGGAGGGTGTTTAGCGGCATCCCCAGCCTCCATCCACTAAATGCCAGTTCatctttagcttttatttttcactaagtTGCTCCCTCTGTCTGGCTTAGCAGCCCTGGGGCCCTGTTAATGTGAAGCAGGATTTAACTCCATCCAGGTGGATCTAGTGGGCTCACTGGTAAGATGGGACCGACTGACTGATGCTGAGGGAACCACCAGGGCTCCCAGGAAAGGGAGGGGCTGTAGTTTTGGGCCCCCAAAGTtctgacaaccaaaactgtctgcAGACATTGCTAGATGTCCCTGGGGGATACGGTCCCCTCCAGTTGAGGACCACTGCCCTAGATGATGACAGGGTCCCCCGAGGTGGAGAGGGGAATTGGGGTCTGGCCACAGAACGCCCTCCATCCTTGAACCCAATCAGCTCGTTggctagaaatgcagattcccaggcgcTGCCCCACCTGCTCATCAGAACCTCAGGCCGGGCGCAGCAGCCACAAGCCCACCCTGGCCCCGCAGACCCTGCTGTTGGGCAGACCTGGCAGGAAGTCTGGTCAGCAGGACGAtggccccaaagatgtccacatcctgcTTTCAGCACCCTATGGGCATGTCCCCTCACACAgcaaggggactttgcagatgtgattagggATTTTGAGATGGGTGACGATGCTGGATTATCCTGTGGACCCACTGTCATCAGAGGGGTCCttctaagagggaggcaggagggtcgggctcagagagggagatgCGATGATGGGAGCAGAGGTTTGAGGGATGCATGGGGAAGCCAGAGGAAGGGCTATGAGCCACGGAGTGCGGGCACTTCTAGAAGCAAGAGAAGacttctccctggagcctccagaaggaaccagccctgcggACACGTGATTTTAGTCCAGGGAGACCCATctgggcttctgacctccagaaccatgagatactaaatgtgtgttgttttgagCCATTAAGTTCGTGggaatttgttacaacagccacaggaaacagacacagaggcTCCCCTGGCGGTGAGCTCACTCCCTAGTGAGGCGCCGGTGGCCCTGGCTCTCGGTCTTCCCGCCTGTGAGATGGGGCTGATCGTGTGGCAAGGAGGAATGAGACGCTAGGAGGTGAGCCGTCACACTTAGTGCTCGATGGAGGTGAGCTGGGGAGTCTTAGAGCCACCCTCCTGGAGCAAAGGGCAGTGCCTGGATGTTTCTGGATGCTTCCggatggcctggtggtgcaggggctGACTCTCCCCCTCTGTTTCTAGTTTGCAACGTGGGCCCTGTGCTCATCTTCCCAAACGCCTCCACAGAGAACGTGGTCCTCCTCAGCCCCGGCTTCCTCTCAGGCCTGCGGGCCCTGTCTGTCTGCAGCTGGGTCCGCACAGCCTCCAGCCACCTGGGCACCCTCCTCTCGTACGCCACCGAAGAAAATGACAACAAGCTGGTGCTGCATGGCCGGGACTCCCTGGTCCCCGGCTCCATTCACTTCGTGATCGGAGACCCGGCCTTCAGGGAGCTGCCCCTGCAGCCACTGCTGGATGGCCAGTGGCACCATGTATGTGTCATCTGGACGTCCATTCTGGGCAAGTACTGGCTCCACGTGGACCGCAGGCTAGTGGCCACTGGCTCCCGCTTCAGAGAGGGCTACGAGATCCCTCCGGGAGGGTCCCTCGTGCTGGGCCAGGAGCAAGACAGCGTCGGGGGCGGGTTTGACAGCTCTGAGGCCTTTGTGGGGAGCATGGCAGGCCTGGCCATATGGGACCGGGTGCTGGTCCCTGGGGAAGTCTCAGACCTTGCCACTGGGAAGGAGCACCCGACGGGCACCATCCTGACGCTGGCCAATGCCACGTTGCTAGGCGGATTTGTGCAGAGGGCAAACTGCACCTGCCTAGAGCTCTGTCCATGAGGTCTGGCCACACGGGTGCTGTGATCACGCTCTGGGCTGATGAGAAGGGCAAGTCTGCCATACTCAGCCACCTCTGACCCCTGCATACACCATAGAGGACCCCCCCACACAGACTGGGAGCAAAGGGCAGGCTGCTGCCTCTTACCCTGGTGGGGCACATCTGCCCTCTAACATAGGATGTGGGAATTCCTTGAGGGGGAGGAGACAAGGAAacgtggtggggagagagagggctggcaggcagagctggagtcGGGGGCCCCAGGACTGCATTCTTTCCTCTCTGCGGTGTTCTTATGGTCCCCACTCTTTGTAGTATGACATCATTTCAAGTTGGCCCGACCCGGCCCTGGACTCCACAGGGCCTCTCTTCTGGGGTGTGGGTCTGCTTCGGTTTCAGGCTACTTCCTGGAGAACTCCCTTTTCCTTGAAACTGATGGGTGGCGTTTGCACGGCCATCGCCCTCTCTCAAGGTGGCTTATGCAAGTTTCCCTCTGGGTGATCCTTGCTCCAACATCTCTCATGAAAAGGGCCAGAGAATCCATTTCCTGGCCCCCAAAACTACAGCCCCCCCTTTGCCAGTAGCCCTGGGGGTTCCTCAAGGTCCTGTGGGGGCTGGTGAAGCTACCAGAGCTGCCAGGAAGGGGGTACCTGCAAAGGGAGCAAGCTCTTCCGAGGTTAACGATGGGCAGGCAGTGCTTCGATGGCAGGGCCCTAGGGTGCGATTTACATCCTGTAAAGTCACCCATTGTGAGGGAACAGTTCAAAGACTTTTCGTAAATTTACCaagttgtgcaaccgtcaccacaatccagttttagaacatttccgtTGCCCCGCCCCAAAAAAATCATGGCTGTTGTCGGTtactcctgtccccaccccagcccccagcccctggaaaccactgatctgctctctgtctctgtgaatttgcctgttctggacatttcacataaatatggAATCATACACTCTGGTCTCtggcgtctggcttctttcacgcaGCATCATGGTTTCCGGGTTCGTTCCCCTTGCAGCCCGTGCCAGTGTTTCCCTCCTCTGTGGGGCTGGACGGCATTCTGTGGGAAtggaccacgttttgtttatctgttcatcactGGTGGagatttgggctgtttccagtttttgcccatggtgaatagagctgctatgagcattctcATGAGTCCTTGTGTctgcatatgtttttatttctcttgagtgcatacctaggagtagaattgccgAGTCATGTGGTAAATTCATGTCTAAACCTTcaaagaaaccaccaaactggtTTCCAAAGGGGCTGCATCATGCTACATTCGCACCAGCGACATTCCTGCCAACACTTAATATCATCTGTCTTTTcaacaagttttctttttttttttttcagaattctgaattgtggcacacattaaaaaaacaagcattACCAATTAGAACAGGCGTGGTTTACTTTAAGTTTCAGTGTGATGTAAATTAACCCCTCAAATATTGGAGCTTCCCAAAGGAGACCCAGAACCAAGATTGCAGAACGAGAAAGTGAACTGGTGCAGATAGGAAAAAAGAGCAGTGGTGTGGGGAGTGGTGGGGTCAGTGGGGAAGCCCCTTCACCAGTGGGAGAGGCTCAGAATCAGCGAGTTTGGAAACAGGCCCAGTTCTTAGAATTCACCTACTCCAACTCAttgtaaaaatgaggaaacaaccTAGAGAagtgccaggccctgccccagctgAACTCCGAGGGGCCCTGGTTTCAGCTCTGCAGAGGCTTCaccaggaggaggtggtgggcAGGCACAGCCCTGCACAGCACCTCGGTGAGGGAGGTGCTCTAAATTAGTCCCTGgggggaccggcccggtggtgcagcggttaagtgctcacattccactttggcggcctggggttcgctggttcggatcccgcatgcagacatggcaccacttgtcaaaccatgctgtggtaggcatcccacatataaagtagaggaagatgggcaaggatgtgagctcagggccagtcttcctcagcaaaaagaggaggattggcagaagatgttagctcaggactaatcttcctcaaaaaaaaaaaaaaaaaaaaaattagtcccTGAGGTCTCTAAAGAGCTGGGAGCAACTCCAGGCCTTCTGCTCAAAGACTCAGGCCCAGCAGCCTCCCCCAACACCGCCCACTGGTCTAAACATCAAGGTCAGAGGAGGCATTCTAGAACGGAACTCCCGTAAGTGCCACGTGAAGGCCCTGAATCACTGGCTTCTGCTTCCCCTGCTCTTCCCCGGGACACATCCGTCTTCAGGGACAGCCGCCCCCTCTCAAGTCTTTCCTTTCCCAGGCTCCTCTGGCCTTTCTGGAGCTCTTGCTTCTATGACAGCTTTCTTTTGGGAAGACTGGTAATTCTGTTAGTATTTCTCGAGGGACGCAGATCCGCAGAATAAAAAAATGATGCAGAGCATAATTTCCCACCCCTCTCCTATTTTCCGGTGCTTATAACAAACACCGTGGGCACCCAGGACATTCCACTGCTCACAGCAGCGTTCTGCTCCGTGGCCGCAGACCCTAGAGCTATGGGAATTCAGCAGGGGTGGCCTGCAGTGGGCTGCTGCATTCGGGATGCTTCCTGGGGAGGG
Coding sequences:
- the PTX4 gene encoding pentraxin-4 translates to MPSLRWQKVPDSQPESRRKTAPLEAGRSEGRGRSTEQTVFSCGQGTPAAGRLRMGRLGREMLSFFFILVPVYLHGALLQEAGPARHRKPFFEKLRRLEEQFRRFQEVTLTHLQRIASNYNLSYNIDARFQSLAQESQAVALAVNQSQATVQGDLGHLKTWMRKTQRRSRKVDSRLLALGAALSEGSKQRSRERKEQEAQRAALSSLALDVQALRDMLARLTPLVQSQGARLAALEGQLQVTDLGTTAPGPTPARLPAQPGPPSPSSPKPQWGRQALRASPEPRDPPQDFSGHLPGMREPPGPGSRRAWPPERPGEICNVGPVLIFPNASTENVVLLSPGFLSGLRALSVCSWVRTASSHLGTLLSYATEENDNKLVLHGRDSLVPGSIHFVIGDPAFRELPLQPLLDGQWHHVCVIWTSILGKYWLHVDRRLVATGSRFREGYEIPPGGSLVLGQEQDSVGGGFDSSEAFVGSMAGLAIWDRVLVPGEVSDLATGKEHPTGTILTLANATLLGGFVQRANCTCLELCP